The following are encoded together in the Actinoplanes sp. N902-109 genome:
- the uraH gene encoding hydroxyisourate hydrolase, which translates to MISTHILDTAGGDPARGVPVRLEHHDGAGWQPVGEGRTDDDGRLRFPVEAPSGGYRLVFDTAAHLGADAFFPEITVAFAVADPSRGYHVPLLLSRYGYTTYRGS; encoded by the coding sequence GTGATCTCCACCCACATCCTCGACACCGCCGGCGGCGACCCGGCGCGCGGTGTGCCGGTGCGGCTGGAGCACCACGACGGCGCGGGCTGGCAGCCGGTCGGGGAGGGCCGCACCGACGACGACGGCCGGTTGAGGTTCCCGGTCGAGGCGCCGTCCGGCGGTTACCGGCTGGTCTTCGACACGGCGGCCCACCTCGGGGCGGACGCCTTCTTCCCGGAGATCACGGTGGCCTTCGCGGTCGCCGATCCGAGCCGTGGCTACCACGTGCCCCTGCTGCTGAGCCGGTACGGCTACACCACCTATCGAGGGAGCTGA
- the uraD gene encoding 2-oxo-4-hydroxy-4-carboxy-5-ureidoimidazoline decarboxylase — MNTFNALPAERLTADLLAVCAVPGWAATVAAGRPYPSRAALLAAADRATRDWTWPDVLRGLSAHPRIGERAAGDSKEAAWSRREQSTAASTADDATRAELIEANRAYEDRFGHVFLIFASGRSQAEILAAARERLTNDEATEQAVVTGELRKIALLRLERLAGA; from the coding sequence ATGAACACGTTCAACGCCCTGCCCGCCGAGCGGCTGACGGCCGACCTGCTGGCGGTGTGCGCCGTGCCCGGGTGGGCGGCAACGGTGGCCGCCGGTCGGCCGTACCCGTCGCGGGCGGCGCTGCTGGCCGCCGCCGACCGGGCAACGCGCGACTGGACCTGGCCGGACGTCCTGCGCGGGCTGTCGGCGCATCCGCGCATCGGCGAGCGCGCAGCCGGCGACTCCAAGGAAGCGGCCTGGTCGCGGCGCGAGCAGTCGACGGCCGCGAGCACCGCCGACGACGCCACCCGGGCCGAGCTGATCGAGGCCAACCGCGCGTACGAGGACCGCTTCGGCCATGTGTTCCTGATCTTCGCCAGTGGCCGGTCGCAGGCCGAGATCCTGGCCGCCGCGCGGGAGCGGCTGACCAACGACGAGGCGACCGAGCAGGCGGTCGTGACCGGCGAACTGCGCAAGATCGCGCTGCTGCGGCTGGAGAGGCTGGCCGGCGCGTGA
- the hrpB gene encoding ATP-dependent helicase HrpB, producing MPITLPDLPITEVLPRVTAALADRGTAVLVAPPGTGKTTVVPLALADAVPGRIVVAEPRRIAARAAARRMAALLGDEVGGLAGYSVRGDRRVSPRTRIEVVTTGLLVRRLQHDPELAGTGAVVLDECHERHLDTDLALAFLIESRAALRADLRLLATSATAESERLAQLLGNAPVVEAEAALFPVDVHWCPPPQPVTPPHGLHVDPRLLSHVAATVRSALTHGDVLVFLPGAREIETVAGHLRGLDADIVALHGRQSGGAQDAALRPGTGRRVVLATAVAESSLTVPGVRAVVDAGLSRVPRMDHARGLGALVTVPVSRAGARQRAGRAGREAPGHVYRCWSQPQHERLPAQPEPEIAAADLTGFALDLALWGHPNGTGLALPDPPPAGALQVATATLHALGATGADGRITPRGRALADAGLHPRLARALLDGAGLVGPRRAAEIVALLDADRTADDVVAAWRRARAERDGAWQAEVRRLERNVRDRGATGPGIPDDLAAGLVVGLAYPERVAKAREAGSRTYLMAGGTAAELTGGSGLTGTTWLAVADADRAPGARTARIRSAAPLDEDTALTAAGTLAGTATEIGWIDGDVVARRVDRLGAITLVERRIADPAPELVQDALREGLRREGLGLLTWSRPAVELRHRLAFAHAALGEPWPDVSDEALAEADWLPLQRARRRADLAKLDVVAALRTLLPWQVAGRLDEVAPERLPVPSGSRIRVDYSDPAAPVLAVKLQETFGWQDAPRLAEGRVPVRLHLLSPAGRPLAVTSDLKSFWVNTYPQVRAEMRGRYPRHPWPEDPTAAEPTRRLNPRAR from the coding sequence ATGCCGATCACCCTGCCGGACCTGCCGATCACCGAGGTGCTGCCGCGGGTGACCGCGGCGCTCGCGGACCGGGGGACGGCCGTGCTGGTCGCGCCGCCCGGCACCGGTAAGACCACGGTGGTGCCGCTGGCGCTGGCCGATGCCGTCCCGGGCCGGATCGTGGTTGCCGAGCCGCGCCGGATCGCGGCCCGCGCGGCGGCCCGGCGGATGGCCGCGCTGCTCGGCGACGAGGTGGGCGGTCTCGCCGGCTATTCGGTACGCGGGGACCGTCGCGTCTCGCCCCGCACCCGCATCGAGGTGGTCACCACCGGCCTGCTGGTCCGCCGGCTGCAGCACGACCCCGAGCTGGCCGGCACCGGTGCGGTGGTGCTGGACGAGTGCCACGAACGCCACCTCGACACCGATCTGGCCCTGGCGTTCTTGATCGAGTCGCGCGCGGCGTTGCGCGCCGATCTGCGGCTGCTGGCCACCTCCGCGACCGCGGAGTCCGAGCGGCTGGCGCAGCTGCTCGGCAACGCGCCGGTCGTCGAGGCCGAGGCGGCACTGTTCCCGGTGGACGTGCATTGGTGCCCGCCGCCGCAGCCGGTCACCCCGCCGCACGGCCTGCACGTCGACCCGCGCCTGCTCAGCCATGTCGCGGCCACGGTCCGAAGCGCGCTGACCCACGGCGACGTGCTCGTCTTCCTGCCCGGCGCGCGCGAGATCGAGACCGTGGCCGGTCACTTGCGGGGCCTGGACGCCGACATCGTCGCGCTGCACGGCCGCCAGTCCGGCGGTGCCCAGGACGCGGCGCTGCGCCCCGGCACCGGCCGCCGGGTGGTGCTGGCCACCGCGGTCGCGGAGAGCAGCCTGACCGTGCCCGGCGTCCGCGCGGTGGTCGACGCCGGGCTCAGCCGGGTGCCGCGGATGGACCACGCCCGCGGGCTGGGCGCGCTGGTCACCGTGCCGGTGTCCCGGGCCGGTGCCCGCCAGCGCGCCGGGCGGGCCGGGCGGGAGGCGCCGGGCCACGTCTACCGCTGCTGGTCGCAGCCGCAGCACGAGCGGCTGCCGGCCCAGCCCGAGCCGGAGATCGCGGCGGCCGACCTCACCGGGTTCGCGCTCGACCTGGCGTTGTGGGGGCATCCGAACGGCACCGGGCTGGCGCTGCCCGACCCGCCGCCGGCCGGGGCCCTGCAAGTCGCCACGGCCACGCTGCACGCCCTGGGCGCCACCGGCGCGGACGGCCGGATCACCCCGCGCGGCCGGGCGCTGGCCGATGCCGGGCTGCACCCCCGGCTGGCCCGGGCGCTGCTGGACGGCGCGGGGCTGGTCGGCCCGCGGCGGGCGGCCGAGATCGTCGCGCTGCTCGACGCCGACCGCACCGCCGACGACGTGGTGGCGGCCTGGCGGCGCGCCCGGGCCGAGCGCGACGGCGCCTGGCAGGCCGAGGTGCGCCGGCTGGAACGCAACGTCCGGGACCGCGGCGCGACCGGCCCGGGGATCCCGGACGATCTCGCCGCCGGGCTGGTCGTGGGGCTGGCCTATCCGGAACGGGTGGCCAAGGCACGCGAGGCCGGTTCCCGCACCTACCTGATGGCCGGTGGCACCGCCGCCGAACTGACCGGCGGCAGCGGCCTGACCGGCACGACCTGGCTGGCCGTGGCCGACGCCGACCGCGCACCCGGCGCCCGCACCGCCCGGATCCGCAGCGCCGCCCCGCTCGACGAGGACACCGCGCTGACCGCGGCCGGCACCCTGGCCGGCACGGCCACCGAGATCGGCTGGATCGACGGCGACGTGGTGGCCCGCCGGGTCGACCGGCTCGGCGCGATCACCCTGGTGGAACGCCGGATCGCCGACCCCGCGCCGGAGCTGGTGCAGGACGCCCTGCGCGAGGGGCTGCGCCGCGAGGGGCTCGGCCTGCTCACCTGGTCGCGCCCGGCCGTCGAGCTACGGCACCGGCTGGCGTTCGCCCACGCCGCGCTGGGCGAGCCCTGGCCGGACGTCTCCGACGAGGCGCTGGCCGAGGCCGACTGGCTGCCGCTGCAGCGCGCCCGCCGCCGCGCCGATCTGGCCAAGCTGGACGTCGTGGCGGCGCTGCGGACCCTGCTGCCGTGGCAGGTCGCCGGGCGGCTCGACGAGGTCGCCCCGGAACGGCTGCCGGTGCCCAGCGGCTCACGGATCCGGGTGGACTACAGCGACCCGGCCGCGCCGGTGCTCGCGGTGAAGCTGCAGGAGACGTTCGGCTGGCAGGACGCGCCGCGGCTGGCCGAGGGGCGGGTGCCCGTACGCCTGCACCTGCTCTCCCCCGCCGGTCGCCCGCTCGCGGTGACCAGCGACCTGAAGTCGTTCTGGGTCAACACCTATCCGCAGGTCCGCGCCGAGATGCGGGGCCGCTATCCCCGGCACCCGTGGCCGGAGGACCCCACCGCCGCCGAGCCGACCCGCCGCCTCAACCCCCGGGCCCGCTGA
- a CDS encoding alpha/beta fold hydrolase produces the protein MNDTLNYVFVPGAWHGGWAWHPVGHRIRAAGHTALALTLPGLAMGDDPTGLRLAHAVDHIVTEIERRDLHDVVLVGHSFAGIPITGAAPRLVSRLARIAFFSAFVPVRRQSMADAMGAELAEYLRATVAATSEGTISIDFEQFRTMLMPDQPEALQRLVFDQLLPQPGGYMLDALDVAGVATLGVPVTYALAEQDHGLAAPGEELAARAGAQPTLVPGGHEALLTHPDEVAKALL, from the coding sequence ATGAATGACACTCTGAACTATGTCTTCGTGCCGGGCGCCTGGCACGGCGGCTGGGCCTGGCACCCGGTCGGTCACCGGATCCGGGCGGCCGGCCACACCGCGCTGGCGCTGACCCTGCCCGGCCTGGCCATGGGCGACGACCCGACCGGCCTGCGGCTGGCCCACGCCGTCGACCACATCGTCACCGAGATCGAGCGGCGCGACCTGCACGACGTGGTGCTGGTCGGGCACAGCTTCGCCGGCATCCCGATCACCGGCGCCGCGCCCCGGCTGGTGAGCCGGCTGGCCCGGATCGCGTTCTTCAGCGCGTTCGTGCCGGTGCGCCGGCAGTCCATGGCCGACGCCATGGGAGCGGAACTGGCCGAGTACCTCCGCGCGACCGTCGCCGCCACATCCGAGGGCACGATCAGCATCGACTTCGAGCAGTTCCGCACGATGCTCATGCCGGACCAGCCGGAGGCGCTGCAGCGGCTGGTGTTCGACCAGTTGCTGCCGCAGCCGGGCGGCTACATGCTCGACGCCCTCGACGTGGCGGGGGTGGCCACGCTCGGGGTGCCGGTCACCTATGCGCTGGCCGAGCAGGACCACGGGCTTGCTGCCCCGGGCGAGGAACTGGCCGCGCGCGCCGGTGCCCAGCCGACCCTGGTGCCCGGCGGCCACGAGGCCCTGCTGACCCACCCCGACGAGGTGGCCAAGGCGCTGCTCTGA